DNA sequence from the Podospora pseudocomata strain CBS 415.72m chromosome 2 map unlocalized CBS415.72m_2.2, whole genome shotgun sequence genome:
TCAaccgccttctccagctcggGGAAAGGCAAAAAGTCAAGGttcttggccttgagttCAGCCACGGCTTCCTCACTGTTTTACATGTTAGCCTCTCTCACAACCACCTAAAATCCGTAAACCTACCCAAGATTCTTCTCAACAATCCCATAAGCATCCTCATTCTTGAACGTCAGCATCCCACAGCCAGTGTGCTTGACAAGGACGATCTCGTTCGTGCCGAGGAGCTGCTCCGAGATGACGATGGAGCGGAGGGCGTCGATCGCGCTGGCGCCGGCCTTTTCATTTTCTTAGTCTGATGTTCAGTCTCAAAGAGGGAGTGAACTCACATTGCGGATAACATGCgcatcaccaagctcaatCCCAAACGCCCTCGCAGGGTCAATTCTCGCGTCCATGCAA
Encoded proteins:
- a CDS encoding uncharacterized protein (COG:H; antiSMASH:Cluster_3; EggNog:ENOG503P2JY), whose amino-acid sequence is MSAIQKNVEQTSESYSASFTQGHLALPPAKKYLVLTCMDARIDPARAFGIELGDAHVIRNAGASAIDALRSIVISEQLLGTNEIVLVKHTGCGMLTFKNEDAYGIVEKNLGEEAVAELKAKNLDFLPFPELEKAVEDDVAFLKASKLVPDSVTISGWVYEVESGKTRRVV